TTGGTATCTTGATACTCGTCGACGTGGATATACTGATAGCGTTGTTGGTAGTAGGCAAGCACATCAGGATTTTGATCAAAAAGACGCAAAGTCATCATGATCAAATCATCAAAATCCATGGACTCAGAACGACGTAACTCTTCCTGATAAGCCTTATAACATTTGGCAACGATCTGCGTGTACATATCGCCAGCCTGCATCTCATAAGCCTTCTCATCTAATAAATCATTCTTAGCGTTTGAAATAGTCCCCAAAATTGATCGTTCATTCCAATTTTTAGGATCTAAATTAAGATTTTTGAGAATCCTTTTCATCAGAGTCCGTTGCTCACCAGGGTCAACGATGGTAAAGTTGCGGTTGTAGCCAATATGATCAGCTTCGCGACGCAAAATACGCACACACATCGAGTGGAAAGTTGCAATCAGAGTATCCTGAGTTGCTGGATTTAGCGCCATAGCACGTTCTCTCATCTCACGCGCCGCCTTATTGGTAAAGGTGATAGCGAGGATATTCCAAGGATTCACATATTTTTCATCAATTAAGTAAGCGATACGATGGGTCAAAACACGTGTTTTACCCGACCCTGCTCCCGCCATAATTAAAAGCGGTCCTTCTGTAGTCTGCACCGCTTCTGCCTGACGATCATTCATTCCATTTAATAAAGGATTCATAAAGTCCTCTTTCTTTTACAAAATTACTTGTATTTATCTCTTTTATAGAGAGAATAAAAATAAAACGACAAAAGTGACGAAACGATGAAACTACCTATCCTTATTTCAGATGGAAAAATAAATGATAAGATTAAAAATATCAAACCAATAAAAAGCATAACTACTGATAAAATAAGATTAATATTCATGTTCTCACTCCTCTGTTACTTTGTTGTTTATAATAACAATAATCAATAACATTTTACCATGTTTAGCCTATAAAATCTCATAGAAATTTTCCACTTTTAGAAAACCCTGTTAACATCCGTTTTCTAGGATATTTTTTAAATTTTTTAAAAATAATCTTGACAAGTTAATCAGATTGCTTTATGATAAGTCAAAATAAAATATACCGAATGATGTTAATCAGGAGAAGATAGCCTAACCGTTATCGCCGAAGGAGTTATACTCTCAGGTGCCTTTTATGAGGTGGGACTGGTTTACTGACGGACTTCTGGAGAGACCTCTTTGATGAGGCGCCGAAGGGGCAAGGCAATGCTCAATCTCTCAGGCAAAAGGACAGAAGCAGTGACCATCTGAAGCACACGTGTTTTTGAGGTCCTATTTTGATACGACTTTTTAACGTTCATCATAGCCTATTCCGTTAGTAACCATACAACCATCTCAACCGAGATGGTTTTTTCTTATCTTACTTTTGCTTAACAACTGTATTCGGCTAAGGAGATTATTATGATTGCTTTTTTCTCGCAACTAGATAGTTTTGTTTGGGGACCTCCACTTCTTATCCTGCTAGTCGGGACAGGTATTTACCTTACAGTACGATTAGGATTACTTCAGATGACAAAATTGCCTAAAGCCTTTCAACTTATTTTTACTGATGACAAGGGTGAAGGGGATATTTCCAGTTTTGCAGCGCTTGCAACGGCGCTTGCAGCAACTGTTGGTACTGGTAATATCGTTGGTGTAGCTACTGCTATTAAAAGTGGCGGCCCTGGGGCTCTCTTTTGGATGTGGGTTGCGGCTTTCTTTGGGATGGCGACTAAATACGCTGAGGGACTTCTTGCCATTAAATACCGTAGTAAGGATGCTAATGGTGACGTCTCTGGAGGACCAATGTACTACATCATTAACGGTATGGGAGCTAAATGGAAACCACTCGCTATCTTTTTTGCGGTCGCAGGCGTTTTAGTAGCCTGGTTTGGTATTGGAACCTTCACTCAAGTTAATTCTATCACCTCTTCGTTAGAGAATAGTTTTGGTCTCTCACCAAAAATCATTAGTGTTATTCTAGGTATCTTGACTGCCTTCATTATTTTTGGTGGTATTCAAACCATCTCTAAAATTTCTGAAAAACTTGTTCCATTTATGGCAGGACTCTACATTATCGCAGCTTTATTAGTCATTATCTTCCATTACAAACACATTATTCCAACGATTTCACTTGTTTTCACTTCAGCTTTTACAAAAACAGCTGCAATTGGTGGCTTTACTGGAGCTGTTGTTAAAGAAGCTATTCAAAAAGGGATTGCGCGTGGCGTTTTCTCTAATGAATCAGGTCTTGGTTCTGCACCTATCGCTGCTGCCGCTGCAAAAACCGAAGAACCTGTTGAACAAGGTTTAATTTCTATGACTGGTACCTTTATCGATACTATCATTATCTGCACCCTCACAGGCTTAGCCATTCTTGTAACTGGTCAATGGACGACGTCTCTTGACGGAGCTCCTCTAACGCAGGCTGCTTTCGCTGACATTTTCGGTAATTGGGGAGTTATAGCCTTAACTGTTTCACTCACACTATTTGCTTTTACAACAATCCTTGGTTGGTCATATTACGGTGAACGCTGCTTTGAATTTTTATTTGGTGTAAGATATCTTGCGCTTTATCGATTGGTTTTCGTTATCATGGTTACCCTTGGTGGCTTTCTCAGCCTTGACTTAATCTGGATTTTAGCGGACATCGTTAATGGGCTTATGGCTGTTCCTAATTTAATTGCTCTATTGTCCCTTTCTCCAGTTATTATTAAGGAAACAAAGCATTATTTTAATAATAACTAACTGACACTACTCAGTAGCTAACGTATTTTCTCTATTTGACAAAACATTTCCTGTCGCTATATAATAGACAACGGCAATTTACATTTGCAATAATTATTTATAGAAAGAAAATACAAACATGTACGAATTACTATCGTCAATTGATGGCTATGTCTGGGGACCTCCCTTACTCATTCTTTTAGTTGGGACTGGTATCTTCTTATCTAGCCGTCTTGGACTTATTCAAATCCTTAAACTCCCTACTGCCCTCAAACTCATTTTTTCAGACGATGCCAATGGCGACGGAGATATTTCTAGTTTTGCTGCTTTAGCAACTGCCCTCGCAGCAACAGTCGGTACTGGTAACATTGTTGGCGTTGCTACTGCTATTAAACTTGGTGGACCTGGTGCCCTCTTTTGGATGTGGGTAGCTGCCTTCTTTGGAATGGCAACAAAATACGCCGAAGGTCTCTTAGCTATCAAATATCGCGTTACCGACGAAAATGGCGAAAAAGCCGGTGGTCCCATGTACTACATTACCAACGGTTTAGGCCAAAAATGGAAATGGTTAGCCATTCTCTTCTCAATCTTTGGAGTAATGGTAGCCCTTCTTGGGTCTGGGACCTTTACTCAAGTTAATTCTATTACAGACTCTCTTAAAAATACTATTGGAATTTCTCCACAGCTTGTCAGTCCTATTTTAGCTGTTATTGTAGCTATCATTATCTTTGGCGGTATCCAATCTATTTCAAAGGTTTCTGAAAAATTAGTCCCATTCATGGCTGGAATATATATCCTAGCTGCTCTAGTAGTTATTGCTTTTCATGCTGATAATATCTTACCAAGTATTATCCTTATTTTTAAGTCTGCTTTTACTGGTCAAGCTGCTCTAGGTGGCTTTGCAGGTGCAGGATTCTTGCTAGCTATTCAATCAGGTGTTGCTCGCGGTGTTTTCTCTAATGAATCTGGTCTTGGTTCCGCCCCAATCGCTGCTGCTGCTGCCCGTACCAACGAACCTGTTGAGCAAGGGTTGATTTCAATGACAGGTACCTTTATCGACACCATTATTATTTGTACCCTTACAGGTCTCTCAATTATTGTTACCGATGGTTGGACAACAAACTTAAACGGTGCTATCTTGACACAATTTGCCTTTGGTGAAGTCTTTGGAAATATCGGTCAGATTGCCTTGACAGTCAGTCTTGTGCTATTTGCCTTTACAACCATCCTTGGTTGGTCCTACTACGGCGAACGTTGTTTTGAATTCCTCTTTGGTAGCAAATCAATCATTATTTACCGTATCTTATATGTTATCATGATTGCCATCGGAGGCTATATCAGTCTTGATACCATTTGGGTTTTAGCAGATATTGTTAACGGTCTTATGGCCTTTCCTAACTTAATCGCACTACTTGGTTTATCGCCAATTATCGTTAGTGAAACAAAGAAATACTTTGCTAAACAAAAGTAAAAACGTTAAAGCTAGGTGCAATACTCAGTTTCCGCGAATAGAGTTCCTCTTAACCTCTATGTATAGAGAGGTTAAGAGGAACTTTTTTAGTTTATCATGTGCTTCCCAATTCCACTCTTGTGCTATAATAATAAAGTTAATATTGAAAAACAAAGCTAATTTATCACAAAACGTAATCAATAAGGTATTATTCAACCACTCAAAAAGTATCAAAAATAGAGGAACCCCATGTCATATCCTTCTGAAAATCTACGATTGGCCAAACGTGGACCAATTCTTAGCATCTCTGCTTATATTCTTCTAACTATCGGAAAACTCATTTCTGGTTACTGGTTGGACTCATCATCCTTAATAGCCGATGGT
The sequence above is drawn from the Streptococcus pluranimalium genome and encodes:
- a CDS encoding alanine/glycine:cation symporter family protein, whose amino-acid sequence is MIAFFSQLDSFVWGPPLLILLVGTGIYLTVRLGLLQMTKLPKAFQLIFTDDKGEGDISSFAALATALAATVGTGNIVGVATAIKSGGPGALFWMWVAAFFGMATKYAEGLLAIKYRSKDANGDVSGGPMYYIINGMGAKWKPLAIFFAVAGVLVAWFGIGTFTQVNSITSSLENSFGLSPKIISVILGILTAFIIFGGIQTISKISEKLVPFMAGLYIIAALLVIIFHYKHIIPTISLVFTSAFTKTAAIGGFTGAVVKEAIQKGIARGVFSNESGLGSAPIAAAAAKTEEPVEQGLISMTGTFIDTIIICTLTGLAILVTGQWTTSLDGAPLTQAAFADIFGNWGVIALTVSLTLFAFTTILGWSYYGERCFEFLFGVRYLALYRLVFVIMVTLGGFLSLDLIWILADIVNGLMAVPNLIALLSLSPVIIKETKHYFNNN
- a CDS encoding alanine/glycine:cation symporter family protein, producing the protein MYELLSSIDGYVWGPPLLILLVGTGIFLSSRLGLIQILKLPTALKLIFSDDANGDGDISSFAALATALAATVGTGNIVGVATAIKLGGPGALFWMWVAAFFGMATKYAEGLLAIKYRVTDENGEKAGGPMYYITNGLGQKWKWLAILFSIFGVMVALLGSGTFTQVNSITDSLKNTIGISPQLVSPILAVIVAIIIFGGIQSISKVSEKLVPFMAGIYILAALVVIAFHADNILPSIILIFKSAFTGQAALGGFAGAGFLLAIQSGVARGVFSNESGLGSAPIAAAAARTNEPVEQGLISMTGTFIDTIIICTLTGLSIIVTDGWTTNLNGAILTQFAFGEVFGNIGQIALTVSLVLFAFTTILGWSYYGERCFEFLFGSKSIIIYRILYVIMIAIGGYISLDTIWVLADIVNGLMAFPNLIALLGLSPIIVSETKKYFAKQK